One Ahaetulla prasina isolate Xishuangbanna chromosome 17, ASM2864084v1, whole genome shotgun sequence genomic window carries:
- the PLEKHO1 gene encoding pleckstrin homology domain-containing family O member 1 isoform X2 has translation MGLLSSRLPFLAFSEPELRDEKNIQEVFDLNDYEKCEELRKSKSRSKKNYSKFSLAHSKEPGNTAPNLVFLAVSPEEKESWINVLNSAIIRAKNRILDEVTVEEESFLAHPTRNRAKIQHSRRPPTRGHLMAVASTSTSDGMLTLDLIQEEEASSEDHDSCEKSFRVDLDKSIAHFSPGRRRSDSEKVKDSEKTNSLPWRKNLPGDKLSAQREASGKGTMYTPQVPKKLSHLEKNKCASMEEILSCWDSSASQASLRTSLKDQTASPEPEQLARIQELVALQLEKTQGLLTEARGYGGEARKTQELGSALAAAPACAPSSPKLDSEATLQEIQRLLGEASSSWSQAQKVLQEVRKLRSLYQQLRLSRPVPPQSLLLPQYRRSLM, from the exons ATGGGCCTCTTGTCTTCACGTCTTCCTTTTCTGGCATTCAGCGAGCCTGAG CTCAGAGATGAGAAAAACATCCAGGAGGTGTTTGACTTGAATGATTACGAGAAGTGTGAGGAGCTCAGGAAGTCCAAAAGCAGAAGCAAAAAAAACTATAGCAAGTTCTCCCTCGCCCACTCCAAGGAGCCTGGCAACACA GCACCCAACCTCGTCTTCCTGGCTGTGAGCCCCGAAGAAAAGGAGTCTTGGATCAATGTGCTCAACTCTGCCATAATCCGGGCCAAAAACCGCATCTTGGATGAG GTGACAGTGGAGGAGGAGAGCTTTCTTGCCCATCCCACTCGTAACAGAGCGAAGATCCAGCACTCCAGGCGGCCTCCCACCAGAGGCCACTTGATGGCTGTG GCATCTACCTCAACCTCTGACGGGATGCTGACCCTGGACTTGATCCAGGAGGAGGAGGCCTCCTCAGAAGACCACGACAGCTGTGAGAAGAGTTTCCGGGTGGACCTGGACAAATCAATTGCCCATTTCTCCCCTGGCCGAAGGCGCTCAGATTCAGAGAAGGTCAAGGACTCGGAGAAGACAAACAGCCTCCCATGGAGGAAAAACCTGCCTGGGGATAAGCTCTCGGCTCAAAGGGAAGCCTCTGGCAAAGGGACCATGTACACCCCTCAGGTCCCCAAGAAGCTCTCTCACTTGGAGAAGAATAAATGTGCCTCTATGGAAGAAATCCTCTCCTGCTGGGACTCCTCAGCCAGCCAGGCGTCGCTGAGGACCAGCCTCAAGGACCAAACGGCTTCCCCTGAGCCTGAGCAGCTGGCCAGGATACAGGAGCTGGTGGCGTTGCAGCTGGAGAAGACGCAGGGCCTGCTGACGGAAGCCAGGGGCTACGGGGGAGAGGCTAGAAAGACACAGGAGCTTGGCTCCGCCTTGGCTGCTGCCCCTGCCTGTGCCCCGTCCTCGCCCAAGCTGGACTCGGAGGCCACCTTGCAGGAGATCCAGAGGCTGCTGGGCGAGGCCTCCTCCAGCTGGAGCCAAGCCcagaaagtgctgcaggaggtgcgAAAACTGAGGAGCCTCTACCAACAGCTGCGGCTCTCAAGACCTGTGCCCCCACAGAGTCTGCTGCTGCCTCAGTACAGGAGGAGCCTGATGTGA
- the PLEKHO1 gene encoding pleckstrin homology domain-containing family O member 1 isoform X1, with the protein MMKKTNSAKRGFQEGNQQTLQPEKVGWVRKFCGKGIFREIWKNRFVVLKGDQLYVSEKELRDEKNIQEVFDLNDYEKCEELRKSKSRSKKNYSKFSLAHSKEPGNTAPNLVFLAVSPEEKESWINVLNSAIIRAKNRILDEVTVEEESFLAHPTRNRAKIQHSRRPPTRGHLMAVASTSTSDGMLTLDLIQEEEASSEDHDSCEKSFRVDLDKSIAHFSPGRRRSDSEKVKDSEKTNSLPWRKNLPGDKLSAQREASGKGTMYTPQVPKKLSHLEKNKCASMEEILSCWDSSASQASLRTSLKDQTASPEPEQLARIQELVALQLEKTQGLLTEARGYGGEARKTQELGSALAAAPACAPSSPKLDSEATLQEIQRLLGEASSSWSQAQKVLQEVRKLRSLYQQLRLSRPVPPQSLLLPQYRRSLM; encoded by the exons ATGATGAAAAAAACCAATTCGGCTAAACGG GGGTTCCAGGAAGGGAACCAGCAAACGCTGCAGCCTGAGAAGGTGGGCTGGGTCCGAAAATTCTGCGGGAAAGGCATTTTTCGGGAGATTTGGAAAAATCGGTTTGTGGTGCTGAAGGGTGACCAACTTTACGTCTCGGAGAAGGAG CTCAGAGATGAGAAAAACATCCAGGAGGTGTTTGACTTGAATGATTACGAGAAGTGTGAGGAGCTCAGGAAGTCCAAAAGCAGAAGCAAAAAAAACTATAGCAAGTTCTCCCTCGCCCACTCCAAGGAGCCTGGCAACACA GCACCCAACCTCGTCTTCCTGGCTGTGAGCCCCGAAGAAAAGGAGTCTTGGATCAATGTGCTCAACTCTGCCATAATCCGGGCCAAAAACCGCATCTTGGATGAG GTGACAGTGGAGGAGGAGAGCTTTCTTGCCCATCCCACTCGTAACAGAGCGAAGATCCAGCACTCCAGGCGGCCTCCCACCAGAGGCCACTTGATGGCTGTG GCATCTACCTCAACCTCTGACGGGATGCTGACCCTGGACTTGATCCAGGAGGAGGAGGCCTCCTCAGAAGACCACGACAGCTGTGAGAAGAGTTTCCGGGTGGACCTGGACAAATCAATTGCCCATTTCTCCCCTGGCCGAAGGCGCTCAGATTCAGAGAAGGTCAAGGACTCGGAGAAGACAAACAGCCTCCCATGGAGGAAAAACCTGCCTGGGGATAAGCTCTCGGCTCAAAGGGAAGCCTCTGGCAAAGGGACCATGTACACCCCTCAGGTCCCCAAGAAGCTCTCTCACTTGGAGAAGAATAAATGTGCCTCTATGGAAGAAATCCTCTCCTGCTGGGACTCCTCAGCCAGCCAGGCGTCGCTGAGGACCAGCCTCAAGGACCAAACGGCTTCCCCTGAGCCTGAGCAGCTGGCCAGGATACAGGAGCTGGTGGCGTTGCAGCTGGAGAAGACGCAGGGCCTGCTGACGGAAGCCAGGGGCTACGGGGGAGAGGCTAGAAAGACACAGGAGCTTGGCTCCGCCTTGGCTGCTGCCCCTGCCTGTGCCCCGTCCTCGCCCAAGCTGGACTCGGAGGCCACCTTGCAGGAGATCCAGAGGCTGCTGGGCGAGGCCTCCTCCAGCTGGAGCCAAGCCcagaaagtgctgcaggaggtgcgAAAACTGAGGAGCCTCTACCAACAGCTGCGGCTCTCAAGACCTGTGCCCCCACAGAGTCTGCTGCTGCCTCAGTACAGGAGGAGCCTGATGTGA